The following nucleotide sequence is from Geotrypetes seraphini chromosome 10, aGeoSer1.1, whole genome shotgun sequence.
TAGAGTACTGTACAATAATTATCTCTTACTCAGTCGGTGTCTTCCTCCTCATCATCCAGGAAATGTACTACATGCAGTGcaggaggagaaaaagaggatAAGTGAGCACCAGGTCCCTCCTCAGGCAGTGGAAGTGGATCCTCAGTATGCGGTGTAGGAGGAAGACAAAGAGATGAGGGGGATGCCTCCTCATGGGTGGAAGAGGTGGATGGAGAGGCAGTGGATAGAGGCAGTGACTCTAGGTATCTTTTGGAAATACATTGTGATTTCCGTCTGTCTCTTCTGCTTCATCATAGTTACTATATTCCTTGCAGCCTTGAAACCTAGTGCTCACTTATCCTCTTTGCTAATGAAAGTCCTCTGTGGCATTTTTTTCCAAAATAGATCAGTTTCATCGGCATTGAATGCCTGCTCAGGTtcatatcccttctcttcaataatTTCCTTAAAGGTAGCAGGGAACTCTCTAGCTTCCTCTTGGTTGGCAGATGCTGCTTCTCCTGCCACTCTCACATTACGCAGGCCATACCTGTGACAGAATTTATCAAACCACCCTTTACTGGCCAGAAAGTCGATGGATTGTGACACTCCACCTTCTCTGCTCTTCAAGTTATCATACAACGACTTTGCCTTTCCTCTTATCATCACAGAGTCTACCGGAATTCTCTTCTTGTAGCAATCCTGCACCCACAGAAATGTTGCAGCTTCCATACGAGAGAGATTGACATCTCTCACAACATGTAATGTCTTCGCACCTGCTGGAGTAGCTGCTGCAACAGCTTCACGGATTGCTTTTTCATTCTTCTTTATGTATCTAACGGTAGATTCATTAATGCCATAATGCCGAGCAACAGCGGAGGATGACTTTactctctgaagcatatccaataattcaaccttttcttgtaaggttttcacttttttttccctcttgaGAGCACTTTCAGTAGTACCAGAAGTCTTGCGCTTTGAAGCCATagtgggaatcagcaatttctctgtgCAGTGCTGGGAAACAGAATTCTCTGTTTAAACGCTGAGgttcagtgattttctctgtgcaactggGAATCAACGATTTTATTTTTAAACGCTGAGGTTCAGCGTTTTACTCTGTGcaactgggaatcagcgatttctttgtgcattgctgggaatcagcgattttctctgtgcattgcTGGGAATCAGTTGTGCATGCTGGAAATCAACGATTTTTTCTGTGCATGCTGAGAATCAGTGATTTTATCTGTACTGTATAAacgctgggaatcagcaattttctctgtgcaactgggaatcagcgatttctcagtgcagtgcttggaatcagcaattatATCTGTAAACGGTGTGAATCAGCGATTTCtgtgatgtaattgggggg
It contains:
- the LOC117368191 gene encoding tigger transposable element-derived protein 1-like, translated to MASKRKTSGTTESALKREKKVKTLQEKVELLDMLQRVKSSSAVARHYGINESTVRYIKKNEKAIREAVAAATPAGAKTLHVVRDVNLSRMEAATFLWVQDCYKKRIPVDSVMIRGKAKSLYDNLKSREGGVSQSIDFLASKGWFDKFCHRYGLRNVRVAGEAASANQEEAREFPATFKEIIEEKGYEPEQAFNADETDLFWKKMPQRTFISKEDK